GCAATGGTTTGCTATTATGAAGATGTGAATACGTAAAGCTCTTGATGTATATGCAATAAATGCATGTGGTTGTCTAGGCGGAGTATGGGGAATTTTTTAGTAAAAATACAAAAAAAAGGCGATCAAGATGACCGCCTTTTGCAACCGAAATTTGCGTGACTACATGGTCTGGAGATTCCAGACAACGCGGCCTACAACGTCTTCTGTACAGCGGTCCATTGGCAAGTACTGCTCAGGGTGAGCAGGGTTTTCACTGCGCAGAATGAAACGCTGATTTGCTGCATCCAAGAAGATGCGTTTAATGGAGATACCTTCGTACGGAACGTATACACCGTAAATTTCACCTGAAAGGATGTTGGTTTGAGCAGTATCAAGACCAACATAAGCCCCTTTTTTAATAAGAGGTTCCATGCTGCAAGCATCAACACGGAAAATTTGAATAGTAGCACCAGCAAAAGATTGTGGGATGGAAAGTTTGCCAACACTAGTGAAGCGACGAGTCTCTTCACTTTCGTTGGTAACTTCAACATTCTGCATGGAGTGAATTGTTACGACAGCGCTGCGTGCATCTGGATCACCAAATTTAGCAGGGTTTTCAAAAACCCGTCCCGCAGCAGGGCCTTCAACAGGCTGGTAGCCGTCTTCCTCTGTACGCAAGTACATAGGGCCGACGCCTTTTTTAAGCCAGTCCGGATTAAGACCAAACTTTTCAAATAGCTTCATGTACCAGTCAGATGGAACAGAATCACGACGCTTTGCGTCA
This sequence is a window from Halodesulfovibrio sp. MK-HDV. Protein-coding genes within it:
- a CDS encoding LexA family transcriptional regulator; this encodes MSTFDEVFERIKLATNTRTQVELAEVLDIRQSSISDAKRRDSVPSDWYMKLFEKFGLNPDWLKKGVGPMYLRTEEDGYQPVEGPAAGRVFENPAKFGDPDARSAVVTIHSMQNVEVTNESEETRRFTSVGKLSIPQSFAGATIQIFRVDACSMEPLIKKGAYVGLDTAQTNILSGEIYGVYVPYEGISIKRIFLDAANQRFILRSENPAHPEQYLPMDRCTEDVVGRVVWNLQTM